From Acidobacteriota bacterium, a single genomic window includes:
- a CDS encoding SUF system Fe-S cluster assembly regulator codes for MIRMTRLTDYAMVLLTVCARHPERPLHNTRDLAAEAHLPLPTVGKILKLLAKEGLLVSHRGVRGGYVLARQPDKITVAEILEALEGPVAITDCSSHEEAQCELETNCPVASNWQKINQVVLNALGGITLSELARPLGERLVTLGPWRGGTSPSAAPAMEKAAP; via the coding sequence ATGATTCGAATGACACGCCTCACCGATTACGCGATGGTGCTCCTCACCGTCTGCGCCCGTCACCCCGAGCGGCCGCTTCACAACACGCGCGATCTCGCGGCCGAAGCCCATCTCCCCCTCCCCACGGTAGGCAAGATCCTCAAGCTCCTCGCAAAGGAAGGGCTCCTCGTCTCCCACCGCGGCGTGCGCGGCGGCTACGTGCTGGCGCGGCAGCCCGACAAGATCACCGTCGCCGAGATTCTCGAGGCGCTCGAGGGGCCCGTCGCCATCACCGACTGCAGCTCGCACGAGGAGGCGCAGTGCGAGCTCGAGACGAACTGTCCGGTCGCCTCCAACTGGCAGAAGATCAACCAGGTCGTCCTGAACGCGCTCGGCGGCATCACCCTCTCGGAGCTGGCGCGCCCCCTCGGCGAGAGGCTCGTCACCCTCGGGCCGTGGCGCGGCGGGACCTCGCCTTCGGCCGCCCCCGCGATGGAGAAGGCGGCGCCATGA
- the sufB gene encoding Fe-S cluster assembly protein SufB: MRKETNVRDLATKEYKYGFVTAIDSDEIPRGLSEDIVRLISAKKNEPEFMLEWRLKAYRRWLTMEEPTWSMVRYPKIDYQGIIYYSAPKSKEKLASLDEVDPELLRTYEKLGIPLTEQKLFAGVAVDAVFDSVSVATTFKAKLGEMGIIFCSFSEAVRTHPDLIKKYLGSVVPHSDNFFAALNSAVFSDGSFCYIPKGVRCPMELSTYFRINAADTGQFERTLIVADEGAYVSYLEGCTAPMRDKNQLHAAVVELVALDNAQIKYSTVQNWYPGDAKGVGGIYNFVTKRGKCAGVNSRISWTQVETGSAITWKYPSCILQGDNSVGEFYSVAVANNYQQADTGTKMIHIGKNTKSTIISKGISAGHGQNTYRGLVKILPGAVGARNYSQCDSLLLGDKCGAHTFPYVEVKNSTAQLEHEASTSKIGEDQLFYCRQRGISAEDAVSMIVNGFCKKVFKELPMEFAVEAQKLLEVSLEGSVG, translated from the coding sequence ATGAGAAAAGAGACGAACGTCCGCGACCTCGCGACAAAGGAGTACAAGTACGGGTTCGTCACCGCAATCGACAGCGACGAGATCCCGCGCGGCCTCAGCGAGGACATCGTGCGGCTCATCTCCGCGAAGAAGAACGAGCCCGAGTTCATGCTCGAGTGGCGCCTGAAGGCGTACCGCCGGTGGCTCACGATGGAGGAGCCCACCTGGTCGATGGTCCGCTACCCGAAGATCGACTACCAGGGCATCATCTATTACTCCGCGCCGAAATCGAAGGAGAAGCTCGCGAGCCTCGACGAGGTCGACCCGGAGCTCCTCCGCACCTACGAGAAGCTGGGGATCCCGCTCACCGAGCAGAAGCTCTTCGCGGGGGTCGCGGTCGACGCCGTCTTCGACAGCGTCTCGGTGGCGACGACCTTCAAGGCGAAGCTCGGCGAGATGGGGATCATCTTCTGTTCCTTCTCGGAAGCTGTGCGGACCCACCCCGATCTGATCAAGAAGTACCTTGGATCGGTGGTCCCCCACTCCGACAACTTCTTCGCCGCGCTCAACTCCGCGGTCTTCAGCGACGGCTCGTTCTGCTACATCCCGAAAGGTGTGCGCTGCCCGATGGAGCTGTCCACGTACTTCCGCATCAACGCGGCCGACACGGGGCAGTTCGAGAGGACGCTCATCGTCGCCGACGAGGGGGCGTACGTCAGCTACCTCGAGGGGTGCACCGCGCCGATGCGCGACAAGAACCAGCTCCACGCGGCGGTGGTCGAGCTGGTCGCGCTCGACAACGCGCAGATAAAGTACTCGACGGTGCAGAACTGGTACCCCGGCGACGCGAAGGGCGTGGGCGGGATCTACAACTTCGTGACCAAGCGCGGGAAGTGCGCAGGGGTCAACTCGCGCATCTCGTGGACGCAGGTCGAGACGGGCTCGGCCATCACGTGGAAGTACCCCTCGTGCATCCTCCAGGGGGACAATTCCGTCGGCGAGTTCTACTCGGTCGCGGTCGCGAACAACTACCAGCAGGCCGACACCGGCACCAAGATGATCCACATCGGGAAGAACACGAAGAGCACCATCATCTCCAAGGGAATTTCCGCCGGTCACGGCCAGAACACCTATCGGGGGCTCGTGAAGATCCTTCCCGGCGCGGTCGGCGCGCGGAACTACTCGCAGTGCGACTCGCTCCTTCTCGGGGACAAGTGCGGCGCGCACACCTTCCCGTACGTCGAGGTCAAGAACAGCACGGCCCAGCTCGAGCACGAGGCGTCCACGTCGAAGATTGGCGAAGACCAGCTCTTCTACTGCCGCCAGCGCGGCATCTCCGCAGAGGACGCCGTCTCGATGATCGTCAACGGATTCTGCAAGAAAGTCTTCAAGGAGCTGCCGATGGAGTTCGCCGTCGAAGCCCAGAAGCTGCTCGAAGTCAGCCTGGAGGGAAGCGTTGGCTAG
- the sufC gene encoding Fe-S cluster assembly ATPase SufC, with translation MLEIRNLCAGAAGKEILRGIDLTVMPGEVHAIMGPNGSGKSTLAHVLAGRESFLVTSGQILFEGKDLLAMSPEERAREGVFLAFQYPVEIPGVSTTYMLKTALNAIRRQRGAPELDAMEFLALVKEKMKIVEMDQSLLNRAVNEGFSGGEKKRNEIFQMAVLDPKLAVLDETDSGLDIDALRVVAGGVNSLRDGRRSMVVITHYQRLLNYIVPDRVHVLHGGRIVKEGGKELALELEKTGYAWIEEEARRTGARA, from the coding sequence ATACTCGAGATCCGGAATCTCTGCGCCGGCGCCGCCGGGAAGGAGATCCTCCGGGGGATCGACCTCACCGTCATGCCTGGAGAAGTCCACGCCATCATGGGGCCGAATGGCTCGGGGAAGAGCACGCTCGCCCACGTCCTCGCCGGGCGCGAGTCGTTCCTCGTGACCTCGGGCCAGATCCTCTTCGAGGGGAAGGATCTCCTCGCGATGTCCCCCGAGGAGCGCGCGCGCGAAGGGGTCTTCCTCGCGTTCCAGTACCCCGTCGAGATCCCGGGGGTGAGCACGACCTACATGCTCAAGACGGCGCTCAACGCCATCAGGCGGCAGCGCGGCGCCCCCGAGCTCGACGCGATGGAGTTCCTCGCGCTGGTCAAGGAGAAGATGAAGATCGTCGAGATGGACCAGTCGCTCCTCAACCGCGCGGTCAACGAGGGGTTTTCGGGGGGCGAGAAGAAGCGCAACGAGATCTTCCAGATGGCCGTCCTCGACCCGAAGCTCGCCGTCCTCGACGAGACCGACTCGGGGCTCGACATCGACGCGCTCCGCGTCGTCGCCGGCGGCGTGAATTCGCTCCGCGACGGCCGCCGCTCGATGGTCGTCATCACGCATTACCAGCGCCTCCTGAACTACATCGTCCCCGACAGGGTCCACGTCCTCCATGGCGGCCGCATCGTGAAGGAGGGGGGGAAAGAGCTCGCGCTCGAGCTCGAGAAGACCGGCTACGCGTGGATCGAGGAGGAGGCGCGCAGGACGGGGGCCCGGGCCTGA
- the sufD gene encoding Fe-S cluster assembly protein SufD, with product MGAQILETGAYPAAFDAFEKALLPSSLAWTGPLRRASIEAFRALGFPTTRDEEWRYTSVAPIAALPYGVSPRPLNGASARAADPAARLVPEGAIRLVFVNGHFAADRSDLARVPAGAVVSSLGSALEGHRPLVEPHLGRLAEFRSHAFTALNTAFMTDGAFVHVPRGTAIDSPVYLVFISAPGGGANASHPRNLVVAEEAGQVSVVEIHTGGGESAGFANAVTEIVVGPAAVVEHCRIGDEGERSYHVSTLQSELSRSATFTSHSIALGGALVRHDVNAVLAGEGADATLNGLYVLSGAQHVDHHTTIDHASPNGASRELYKGVLDGRSRGVFDGKIIVRPDAQKTDARQVNRNLILSEEALVDTKPQLEIRADDVKCTHAATIGQIDPGMLFYLRSRAVGEAEAREMLMRAFVSDVVSRVRHEAVRASLESLLAAKLGAQGRGRIA from the coding sequence ATGGGCGCGCAGATCCTGGAAACCGGCGCCTACCCGGCGGCCTTCGACGCGTTCGAGAAGGCGCTTCTCCCATCCTCTCTCGCCTGGACGGGGCCGCTCCGCCGCGCGTCGATCGAGGCCTTCCGCGCCCTCGGCTTCCCGACGACGCGGGACGAGGAGTGGCGCTACACGAGCGTCGCGCCGATCGCGGCGCTCCCCTACGGCGTGAGCCCGCGCCCGCTGAACGGGGCGAGCGCGAGAGCCGCAGATCCCGCCGCGCGGCTCGTCCCCGAAGGGGCCATCCGGCTCGTCTTCGTCAACGGCCACTTCGCGGCCGACCGCTCCGATCTCGCCCGCGTTCCGGCCGGCGCCGTCGTCTCGAGCCTCGGTTCGGCCCTCGAGGGGCATCGACCGCTCGTCGAGCCGCACCTCGGCCGCCTCGCGGAGTTCCGGAGCCACGCCTTCACGGCGCTCAACACCGCGTTCATGACCGACGGCGCCTTCGTGCACGTTCCCCGGGGGACGGCGATCGATTCCCCGGTGTACCTGGTCTTCATCTCCGCCCCCGGCGGCGGCGCGAACGCGTCGCACCCGAGAAACCTCGTCGTCGCGGAGGAGGCGGGGCAGGTCTCCGTCGTCGAGATCCACACGGGCGGCGGCGAGAGCGCCGGCTTCGCCAACGCGGTGACCGAGATCGTCGTGGGGCCCGCAGCCGTCGTCGAGCACTGCAGGATCGGGGACGAGGGGGAGAGGAGCTACCACGTCTCGACGCTTCAGTCGGAGCTCTCCCGGAGCGCCACGTTCACGTCGCACTCCATCGCCCTCGGCGGCGCGCTCGTGCGCCACGACGTGAACGCCGTCCTCGCGGGCGAGGGAGCCGACGCCACGCTCAACGGCCTCTACGTCCTCTCCGGGGCCCAGCACGTCGACCACCACACGACGATCGACCACGCGTCGCCGAACGGCGCGAGCCGGGAGCTCTACAAGGGAGTTCTCGACGGCCGGTCGCGCGGCGTCTTCGACGGGAAGATCATCGTGCGCCCCGACGCCCAGAAGACCGACGCGCGCCAGGTGAACCGGAACCTCATCCTCTCGGAGGAGGCGCTCGTGGACACGAAACCGCAGCTCGAGATCCGCGCCGACGACGTGAAGTGCACCCACGCCGCGACGATCGGCCAGATCGACCCCGGGATGCTCTTCTACCTGCGCTCGCGGGCCGTCGGCGAGGCCGAGGCCCGCGAGATGCTCATGCGCGCCTTCGTGAGCGACGTCGTCTCGCGCGTGAGGCACGAGGCCGTCAGGGCCTCCCTCGAGTCGCTCCTCGCCGCGAAGCTGGGCGCGCAGGGGCGCGGGAGGATCGCGTGA
- a CDS encoding cysteine desulfurase — protein MSAETAVAPEVFDIRRIRADFPILHQLVHGRPLVYLDNAATTQKPRAVIEAIEHFYARDNSNIHRGLHTLSERATFAYERARGKVRRFLNAAVNDEIVFTRGTTEALNLVAWTWGRKNVREGDEILISTMEHHSNIVPWQMLCEERGAKLKIVPIADTGELLFDEYLRMLSPRTKIVSIVQMSNALGTINPVKEIIEAAHAAGAVAVVDGAQGAPHLKVDVRALDADFYAFSGHKLFGPTGIGALYGKAALLEASPPFQGGGDMIASVTFEKTTYNKIPHKFEAGTPDIAGAIGLGAAIDYLESIGFDPRAAHERDLLEYATRQLSRIDGLTIVGTAPRKGSVVSFTLDGVHPHDIGTILDKQGVAVRAGHHCAQPLMDRLCLPATARASFAFYNTRDEVDALVGAIHRVFEVFR, from the coding sequence GTGAGCGCCGAGACCGCCGTCGCGCCGGAGGTCTTCGACATCCGGCGGATCCGCGCCGACTTCCCAATCCTCCACCAGCTCGTGCACGGGCGCCCCCTGGTCTACCTCGACAACGCCGCGACGACGCAGAAGCCCCGCGCCGTCATCGAGGCGATCGAGCACTTCTACGCGCGGGACAACTCGAACATCCATCGGGGCCTCCACACGCTCAGCGAGCGCGCCACGTTCGCGTACGAGAGGGCCCGCGGGAAGGTCCGCCGATTCCTGAACGCCGCCGTCAACGACGAGATCGTCTTCACGCGCGGCACGACCGAGGCGCTGAACCTGGTGGCGTGGACGTGGGGCAGGAAGAACGTCCGGGAGGGGGACGAGATCCTCATCTCGACGATGGAGCACCACTCGAACATCGTCCCCTGGCAGATGCTCTGCGAGGAGCGCGGCGCGAAGCTGAAGATCGTCCCCATCGCGGACACCGGCGAGCTCCTCTTCGACGAGTACCTCCGGATGCTCTCGCCCCGGACGAAGATCGTCTCGATCGTGCAGATGTCGAACGCCCTCGGGACGATCAACCCGGTGAAGGAGATCATCGAGGCGGCCCACGCCGCGGGGGCCGTCGCCGTGGTGGACGGAGCGCAGGGAGCGCCCCACCTCAAGGTGGACGTCCGCGCCCTCGACGCCGACTTCTACGCATTCTCGGGGCACAAGCTCTTCGGCCCGACGGGGATCGGTGCCCTCTACGGAAAGGCGGCCCTCCTCGAGGCCAGCCCTCCGTTCCAGGGCGGGGGCGACATGATCGCCTCGGTGACCTTCGAGAAGACCACCTACAACAAGATCCCGCACAAGTTCGAGGCCGGGACTCCCGACATCGCCGGGGCAATCGGCCTCGGCGCCGCGATCGACTATCTCGAGTCGATCGGGTTCGACCCGCGTGCCGCGCACGAGCGGGATCTCCTCGAATACGCCACGCGCCAGCTCTCGCGGATCGACGGCCTCACGATCGTGGGCACCGCGCCGAGGAAGGGAAGCGTCGTCTCGTTCACGCTCGACGGCGTCCACCCGCACGACATCGGCACCATCCTCGACAAGCAGGGGGTCGCCGTGCGCGCCGGGCATCACTGCGCGCAGCCGCTGATGGATCGCCTCTGCCTGCCGGCGACGGCCCGGGCGTCGTTCGCCTTCTACAACACGCGCGACGAGGTGGACGCGCTCGTCGGCGCCATCCACCGTGTCTTCGAGGTCTTCCGCTGA
- a CDS encoding SUF system NifU family Fe-S cluster assembly protein, which translates to MSELDDLYQEVILDHNKRPRNFVLVQGANRRAEGHNPLCGDRLSVTLRIEEGVVRDIGFVGAGCAISKASASMMTEAVKGRTLAEAEALFEKFHGMVTGHADPAFSAEDLGKLAVFEGVREFPVRVKCASLAWHTLKAALAARSEVLESVTTE; encoded by the coding sequence ATGTCGGAGCTCGACGATCTCTACCAGGAGGTCATTCTCGACCACAACAAGAGGCCGAGGAACTTCGTCCTCGTCCAGGGCGCCAACCGGCGCGCGGAGGGGCACAACCCCCTGTGCGGCGACCGCCTGAGCGTCACGCTCAGGATCGAGGAGGGGGTCGTCCGCGATATTGGATTCGTCGGCGCCGGCTGCGCGATCTCGAAGGCCTCGGCCTCGATGATGACCGAAGCGGTGAAGGGGCGCACGCTCGCCGAGGCGGAGGCGCTGTTCGAGAAATTCCACGGGATGGTGACGGGCCACGCCGACCCCGCCTTCTCCGCCGAGGACCTGGGCAAGCTCGCCGTCTTCGAGGGGGTGCGCGAGTTCCCGGTCCGGGTGAAGTGCGCGAGCCTCGCGTGGCACACGCTGAAGGCAGCGCTCGCGGCCCGATCCGAAGTCCTCGAGTCGGTGACGACCGAGTAG
- a CDS encoding iron-sulfur cluster assembly accessory protein: MITLTPTAGEVLKKIKSQENIPEQAALRLGVTTEGCEGSGTQFRYVLDFDVNPAKPQDHAFESEGVRILIDDASLPHVNELQLDVRQEMGSVKFLFTNPKAAHSCGCGHTFSEQKKAEPEAAGHGGHHGHKHPH, translated from the coding sequence ATGATCACGCTGACGCCCACCGCGGGCGAAGTCCTCAAGAAGATCAAGAGCCAGGAGAACATCCCCGAGCAGGCGGCGTTGCGCCTCGGCGTCACCACGGAAGGTTGCGAGGGAAGCGGCACGCAGTTCCGCTACGTCCTCGACTTCGACGTGAACCCGGCGAAGCCGCAGGATCACGCCTTCGAGAGCGAGGGGGTGCGCATCCTCATCGACGACGCGAGCCTCCCCCACGTCAACGAGCTCCAGCTCGACGTCCGGCAGGAAATGGGCTCGGTGAAATTCCTCTTCACGAACCCGAAGGCCGCGCACAGCTGCGGCTGCGGGCACACCTTCTCCGAGCAGAAGAAGGCCGAGCCCGAGGCGGCCGGTCACGGAGGACACCATGGACACAAGCACCCCCATTGA
- a CDS encoding DUF59 domain-containing protein: MDTSTPIDASILEAKVLEVLKGCYDPEIPVNIHELGLIYRVDVDLPGSVHVLMTLTSPACPVAGSLPPEVERKIAGIPGVTDVKVEVTWEPAWTPDMMSEAAKLQLNL, translated from the coding sequence ATGGACACAAGCACCCCCATTGACGCCTCGATCCTCGAGGCGAAGGTCCTCGAGGTCCTCAAGGGATGCTACGACCCCGAGATCCCCGTCAACATCCACGAGCTGGGGCTCATCTACCGGGTCGACGTCGACCTGCCGGGCTCCGTCCACGTCCTCATGACCCTCACCTCCCCCGCCTGCCCCGTCGCGGGATCGCTCCCTCCGGAGGTCGAGCGCAAGATCGCCGGCATCCCGGGAGTGACGGACGTGAAGGTCGAGGTGACGTGGGAGCCGGCGTGGACCCCGGACATGATGTCCGAAGCGGCCAAGCTCCAGCTCAACCTCTGA
- the orn gene encoding oligoribonuclease has product MTNGIGGGAGVDPLVWIDMEMTGLHPESATILEIASVVTDGQLGVVAEGPDLVVHQSDAVLDSMDEWNTKHHGESGLISASRATTISIAEAERATLEFVRGHCAPGKSPLAGNSIGQDRRFLFKYMPGLEAFLHYRSVDVSSIKELARRWYPGLIPPEKRKAHRALDDILESIEELRFYREKVFR; this is encoded by the coding sequence ATGACGAACGGGATCGGCGGGGGCGCGGGGGTGGATCCGCTCGTCTGGATCGACATGGAGATGACGGGGCTTCACCCCGAGTCGGCCACGATCCTCGAGATCGCGTCGGTCGTCACCGACGGACAGCTCGGCGTCGTCGCGGAGGGGCCCGACCTGGTCGTGCACCAGAGCGACGCGGTGCTCGACTCGATGGACGAGTGGAACACCAAGCACCACGGCGAGAGCGGGCTCATCTCCGCGTCGCGCGCGACGACGATCTCGATCGCGGAGGCGGAGCGCGCGACGCTCGAGTTCGTGAGGGGGCACTGCGCGCCGGGGAAGTCCCCCCTCGCCGGGAACTCGATCGGCCAGGATCGGCGGTTCCTCTTCAAGTACATGCCCGGGCTCGAGGCCTTCCTTCACTACCGGAGCGTGGACGTCTCCTCGATCAAGGAGCTGGCCCGGCGCTGGTACCCGGGGCTGATCCCCCCGGAGAAGAGGAAGGCGCACCGCGCCCTCGACGACATCCTGGAGTCGATCGAGGAGCTGCGCTTCTACCGGGAAAAGGTCTTCCGGTAG
- a CDS encoding glycosyltransferase family 39 protein gives MDAARSRPARLVTAAAFALLLAALLARTFPFAATIDSLICAISVADFRPGFLDGKPTYVFLGQAVAVVNGALGGDRAALMRLLALWSALFAWGMLVAAWLLARELGGGSRSGAWWGVLLVGSSPIFLFMAAIVEKYTVALLLVMIAALFWLKRRYAVFGIFWGLAIGAHVTAALLAVPCAVSLLAEPDRRGDRRRAGLGALRAAAVAAPLYAWVVAASPGAAAYLRGVLHTVFGTYAFLHELRPEQLLAPRAALAILALIAAGAALAFLARRRGSPEAPIEPALWGAGAGATGIVAWTRAPYLPPFLALAGLPLLVVAGLSLALLCVERVRTRHGASRLDPLATFVVPWLATNLLFFMAWDHFYGQFSVFIVPPLALVAARLGARPPGSGRVAVGALALAAAVAAGLWISRDVVDRERWKLTVENDAFAREAARRIPKGSLVVASWDGANLEYYAPGVEVAAVTPGGTTPGAETPGGGGPSDLVASVRAALASGREVYVTSRFLDAPADPIVDAERSALERTFVRVPAGDKLYRIVPRDPGR, from the coding sequence ATGGACGCCGCGCGATCCCGGCCGGCGCGGCTCGTCACGGCGGCGGCCTTCGCCCTCCTCCTCGCCGCCCTCCTCGCGAGAACCTTTCCGTTCGCCGCCACGATCGACTCGCTCATCTGCGCCATCTCCGTGGCCGACTTCCGCCCGGGATTCCTCGACGGCAAGCCGACGTACGTCTTCCTGGGGCAGGCGGTCGCCGTGGTGAACGGCGCCCTCGGCGGCGATCGGGCGGCGCTGATGCGGCTCCTGGCCCTCTGGTCCGCCCTCTTCGCGTGGGGGATGCTCGTCGCGGCGTGGCTCCTCGCGCGCGAGCTGGGCGGCGGCTCGCGCTCCGGCGCGTGGTGGGGCGTCCTGCTCGTCGGCTCCAGCCCGATCTTCCTCTTCATGGCCGCGATCGTCGAGAAGTACACCGTCGCCCTCCTTCTCGTGATGATCGCCGCGCTCTTCTGGCTGAAGCGCCGCTACGCGGTGTTCGGGATCTTCTGGGGGCTCGCGATCGGCGCCCACGTCACCGCGGCGCTCCTGGCCGTTCCCTGCGCCGTGAGCCTCCTGGCGGAACCCGATCGGCGCGGCGATCGCCGCCGGGCGGGTCTTGGCGCGCTAAGGGCGGCCGCCGTCGCGGCGCCGCTGTACGCGTGGGTCGTCGCCGCGTCCCCCGGCGCGGCGGCGTACCTCCGCGGCGTGCTTCACACCGTCTTCGGCACGTACGCGTTTCTCCACGAGCTCCGCCCGGAGCAGCTCCTCGCGCCGCGCGCGGCGCTCGCAATCCTCGCCCTGATCGCCGCGGGGGCGGCGCTCGCGTTCCTCGCGCGCCGGCGCGGAAGCCCAGAGGCGCCGATCGAGCCCGCGCTCTGGGGCGCGGGCGCCGGCGCGACGGGGATCGTCGCGTGGACGCGCGCCCCGTATCTCCCTCCGTTCCTGGCTCTCGCGGGGCTCCCGCTGCTCGTGGTCGCCGGCCTCTCGCTCGCCCTGCTCTGCGTCGAACGCGTTCGCACGCGTCACGGCGCCTCGCGGCTCGATCCGCTCGCGACCTTCGTCGTCCCGTGGCTGGCGACGAACCTGCTCTTCTTCATGGCGTGGGATCACTTCTACGGTCAGTTCAGCGTCTTCATCGTGCCTCCGCTCGCCCTCGTCGCCGCCCGTCTCGGCGCGCGGCCCCCCGGAAGCGGTCGGGTGGCCGTGGGGGCGCTCGCCCTCGCCGCCGCGGTCGCCGCCGGGCTCTGGATCTCGCGGGACGTCGTGGACCGGGAGCGCTGGAAACTGACCGTCGAGAACGACGCCTTCGCGCGGGAGGCGGCGCGTCGCATTCCGAAGGGGAGCCTCGTCGTCGCCTCGTGGGACGGAGCCAACCTCGAGTATTACGCCCCCGGGGTGGAGGTCGCGGCGGTGACGCCGGGGGGGACCACCCCGGGCGCGGAGACACCGGGGGGCGGCGGCCCCTCGGACCTCGTGGCGTCGGTCCGCGCGGCGCTCGCCTCCGGGAGGGAGGTCTACGTCACCTCCCGCTTTCTCGACGCTCCGGCCGACCCGATCGTCGATGCCGAGCGGAGCGCCCTCGAGCGGACGTTCGTGAGGGTGCCCGCGGGCGACAAACTCTACCGGATCGTCCCGCGCGATCCGGGGAGGTGA
- a CDS encoding DNA polymerase IV, which yields MIVLHLDMDAFYASVEVRENPKLAGLPLIIGHRGPRGVVSTCSYEAREFGVRSAMPSVTAERLCPGGTWLPGRMELYVEVSRRILRLLDDFSPVVEPLSIDEAFLDLTGISRSLQDAGAAGRRLKERIRAEEGLTASVGVAPNKFLAKIASELDKPDGLVVLPIEDVPSRLWPLPVRALWGVGPKTADSLKGLGLRTVGDILRAPRARLGARLGDRLTDHLRALAAGRDDRKVEPSREAKSISEERTYAVDLTDEGEIGRQLLARADGVARKLRDDGLQGWTVSLKVRAGDFTTWTRSVTLGGPTRFAGEIHAVATALLRERVDLGGKGVRLLGLGVSHLEPACAIDQPDLFPDPERALGERAAAAEDAVRHAFGEAAITRARLLGKKGEEDPESASSLPAL from the coding sequence TTGATCGTCCTCCACCTCGACATGGACGCCTTCTACGCCTCGGTCGAGGTGCGAGAGAATCCGAAGCTCGCGGGACTTCCCCTCATCATCGGGCACCGCGGCCCCCGCGGCGTCGTCTCCACCTGCTCCTACGAGGCGCGGGAATTCGGCGTGCGGAGCGCGATGCCTAGCGTCACGGCGGAACGCCTCTGCCCCGGGGGGACGTGGCTTCCCGGCCGCATGGAGCTCTACGTCGAGGTCTCGCGGAGGATCCTGCGCCTCCTCGACGACTTCTCCCCCGTGGTCGAGCCCCTCTCGATCGACGAGGCCTTTCTCGACCTGACCGGCATCTCCCGATCGCTTCAGGACGCCGGGGCCGCGGGGCGGCGTCTCAAGGAAAGGATTCGAGCGGAGGAGGGGCTCACCGCGTCCGTCGGCGTCGCGCCGAACAAGTTCCTCGCGAAGATCGCCTCCGAGCTGGACAAGCCCGACGGTCTCGTCGTCCTCCCGATCGAGGACGTCCCGTCGCGCCTCTGGCCCCTCCCGGTGCGGGCCCTCTGGGGGGTCGGGCCGAAGACGGCCGACTCCCTCAAGGGCCTGGGTCTCCGGACGGTGGGAGACATCCTGCGCGCCCCGCGCGCACGCCTCGGCGCCCGGCTCGGCGATCGGCTGACGGATCACCTACGCGCCCTCGCCGCCGGCCGCGACGATCGAAAGGTCGAGCCGTCTCGCGAGGCGAAGTCGATCAGCGAGGAGCGCACGTACGCGGTGGACCTCACCGACGAGGGCGAGATCGGGCGGCAGCTCCTCGCGCGCGCGGACGGCGTCGCGAGGAAGCTGAGGGACGACGGCCTGCAGGGGTGGACGGTCAGCTTGAAGGTGAGAGCGGGGGATTTCACGACCTGGACGCGCTCCGTCACGCTCGGGGGACCGACGCGCTTCGCCGGCGAGATCCACGCGGTGGCCACGGCTCTCCTCAGGGAGAGGGTCGACCTGGGAGGGAAAGGGGTGAGGCTCCTCGGCCTCGGCGTCTCCCATCTCGAGCCCGCCTGCGCGATCGATCAGCCGGATCTCTTCCCCGATCCCGAGCGGGCGCTCGGGGAGCGCGCCGCGGCGGCCGAGGACGCCGTGCGCCACGCCTTCGGAGAGGCCGCCATCACGAGGGCGAGGCTCCTCGGGAAGAAGGGCGAAGAGGATCCGGAAAGCGCCAGCTCGCTTCCGGCGCTGTGA
- a CDS encoding P-II family nitrogen regulator: MTEPRKRKYLTNLQLITCIVERGRADEVVKAAMRAGAPAATIHFARGSGIRERLMVLLKVAISPEKEVIDIVAAAERADAIFEAMIEAGQMDLPGKGFIYMTPVTKAVTHIPTAEEEAAAKRRLTKF; encoded by the coding sequence ATGACGGAGCCGCGCAAGCGCAAGTACCTCACGAACCTTCAGCTCATCACGTGCATCGTCGAGCGGGGACGAGCCGACGAGGTCGTGAAGGCCGCGATGCGCGCCGGCGCCCCGGCCGCGACGATCCACTTCGCGCGGGGCTCGGGGATCCGCGAGCGGCTGATGGTCCTCCTCAAGGTCGCGATCAGCCCGGAGAAGGAGGTCATCGACATCGTCGCGGCCGCGGAGAGGGCCGACGCCATCTTCGAGGCGATGATCGAGGCGGGGCAGATGGATCTCCCCGGCAAGGGGTTCATCTACATGACGCCGGTGACGAAGGCGGTGACCCACATCCCGACCGCCGAGGAAGAGGCGGCCGCGAAAAGGCGCCTGACCAAGTTTTGA